Part of the Antechinus flavipes isolate AdamAnt ecotype Samford, QLD, Australia chromosome 2, AdamAnt_v2, whole genome shotgun sequence genome is shown below.
ATCAGAAACCTAAATTCTAATTAGGTCATTTCTCTATTAAAACTATGTGTTTTAAGAACCAAGAGGagtaaattttaacattttagtattaattaatagtattttcattatactatttcatttttaaaatatacaaaatcatTTCATGGCATGTATCTGAAGTCGGTCTTTTCAAATACTAAATCTAATCAACAATAACATCTTCAGTGACTAAtgcatttacattaaaaaatatattattcttcaAAATAAACATTGTTGTTCTTACCAGAGTCTGGCAAAGAATTGAGATCTGCACAAAGAACAAGTGGAATGGTTCCAAGTTCTCCCAGTACATTAGACTTGAGACTCCGAGAGGCTTTGTCTATAATGTTCTTTACTTCAGAGAGGAACATCATAGTCTGTACCAATTTCACATCAGAATATTCAGGATCCCAATGCATATGTGCATTAGCAACAAGAATAAGCTGCTTTTCTGTCCCAAGATGTGGCTTTCCAGCTAAAATTAAAGGacaaaaggaaaccaaatatttcatttcatacaATCTTATTATTGAAAGCAAATGATTTTAAATGGctcaactcatttaaaaatgtccTTTGTATCTAAATAGTCTCAAGATcctaaacaaaaaaacaaacaaacaaaaaaaacaaaaaccacaccACAACCTAAAAAGAGGGAGATTACTTCCAATTTACCTTTGCTGCCAAAAAATGGAGGAAAGTGTTCAAGTTCATTGTATGAATAGCTAttccatttcatatttacctctctatttctttcaaatCAAAAATGCCTACAAGCaaataaggcttttttttttttttttttttttttttttttttttgcttttcactcATTCTCTGTAAGACTTTCTTAGGAAATAGCTCTTATCTTAAACATTGTAAGTAGAAGAAATGATTTGacatattggaaaaaaaacttttctattttttctgaggcaataaTCAATTAATATATGATCAGctactttctattcttttcaatGCTGTCaagaaaacatttgtattttaGATCCCAATTTCATCAGAAATTAGTCACTTACATGACATTTCAATCAATTCTTTTCGAAGTTCTAGTAGCACTGCAACTCCAATGTTATCTTTTGTCATAACTCTGTTCAGCATAGCTTCAGACCCTTCTGAATTTGCCATTGCTAGTTGATTGAATTCAACAGTGTGTTTCTGAACCAATGTGAATCTaaatattggggggaaaaaaaaaacagttgagaAAATGCTTTCTCAagggaggcagcatggtataaaGGAAAGAGCCTGGGACCAAGAGACAGAAGGCTGGGCCTTAAGTCCCCAATCTAACACATGACTTTGGTAAGATACATTTTCTCTGAGACTTTGTTTTTCAATCTGAAAAAAATCTGGCTAATTTCTTTACTTCCAAAATTCTAGAATTTGAAAACTGAGGGATATAAcacataaaaaaatatttttaatcttacATTTATCTGATGAAGGTTAAGATCACTCAAAGATAAATTCTCCACATTTAATAGCAACTTTccagaattaattttaaattattttcaggtGGCACTAATCTACATAGGGCTTTAGAGTTCTGCACAGGTAATATGGAGGTTCTTTTCTCTGAACTTAAATTTGACTTAACCACAACACACAATCTCTTCTCATAGTTCTTATATCACACTTTCCCGTGGATCAGGTAGAAGATAGGCAAATTAAGAAGTTCTTTGAAAACATTCGGTAGAGGGCATAGTACTTCCACTGATATGAATTAAACCTCaacaaaaagtgtgtgtgtgtgtgtgtgtgtgtgtgtgtgtgtgtgtgtgtatgtgtgtgtgtatacacagagaGTTCAAATTGAAATTTCCCTTCAATTCTACgagaaaaaaattatgacagtagctttattttcattaatagtTCAGTTTCTTTAACTCACTCAATTAACAAACTGGTTAATATTGCCTTAAAAATCCACATTGAATACAAaggcatatatgtgtatgtttgcaAAGAAAACAGCTTACTTACTTTTCTGTCTTGAAGAATATTGCACAGCCATCAACATGTTTTCTTTCCTGTTCTGACATTGTCCTAGCTCTAGATTTTGGACTAAAGAATCCATTATAGCCGCGTTCCTTTAGCTCTACCAGAAAAAAACTGTAATACTGTTCAGTTTCAACCTCCTGAAAAATCATAAACAGTACAGCATTTCAGTTtcctaaaaataaattcattataaCACACAAACTACTATAAGTATGCCCTTTCTACCATAATTAATTGGGTTATATTAAAACATAATGTTAGGTGAAAAGGGGCAGTCAGTATCAAAAGAACACTACTGTTAATGGATGATCATATTATGGCTGACTTTAGTTATAATGTATTAACATTTTCATTGCAAAAAGGCATTGATCAGGGCAATCACCCACATGTTATTTGTAGAGGTGTTGCATTTGAATTGTAGAAGTAAGAACTGCAAAAGCCCATCCCCTTTTTTCAATACATTTTCTCACctgcttgtttttcattttacaagtacAAACTGCCCTTATCAATTCTTTTGGTACCCAGGAACACAGAAAAAAACCTAAGATGTAAAGATGTTGTTTTACCCAGCCAATTTTTAAGTAGTTAATTATAATGTCACTACAGAGATTGGTATGTAAGCACcatacatataaatttttcctATATAAAATCAATATGTCCTAATCAAGATggtgctaaaagaaaaaaaaaaaatcccctataTATAACTCCATTTTCCCAGCTGCTTCCTATTAAAGTACATTACAGTCAGGACAATGTTGGAAAGACTCAGCAAAAGGGTTGTATTCAGCTAtcattaaagattaaaattaattcatCAGGGCAATACAGGGTTGCAGCGGGAAGCTGAGAGTTTACCCACCAGGTCTAAAATCCAAGGGATTAAAGCTGAAGCTGGATTATAGGAAATTTATAAATACAGGAACTCAAAACTTGTTAACTGAGAGATGCCAATTAATGTACACTTTATTCCTAACTTTGGCAATTTTGAAAGATGGGACTTTGTACATTTGAACAAAAATTGTTCATCATAAATTACCTGAAGACTTATGATGTCAGCATTGCAGCTCAAGATTTCCTGCATAATGGCTTTTTTTCTATACTCCCAAGTAAGTGCCCATGATGGACAATAGCCATATAACTGGCGAGTTGCATATTTGTCACAGAGAACATTGTAGCACATGACAGAAAACAAAGctgtagggaaaaaaaacacacacacacacaaaaaaccaaCTCATTCacataaatttcagaaaaagagtTTTACATTGTtagatgctaaaattttatttaaggtGCTTCAATTTAAAGGTAAACACAATACTGATGAAATACAACAGTTCAGACTTGGCTTTTAGACATTCAATGTATTAGAATCTAAAATGCAGGTTTCTGAAGCTCTCCAATTTCTCCCCATTCTTATCCCCACCATCCTGAAACTACATTCATGGAGAAATATGTAAAATTGATACAAAGCTATATTAAAAACCAAGTCTGGTTCACTTCTGCAAAACTACACAGTTAACTTAAGCAAAAACACAAGTAAAATCCTGTTACaactaattataaaataatataaaaattattttcatcaaatttagaattttaaagggCATCAAAGTTAACTGGCAAACTTCTTACTCAACTAAGAATTCTGTTGTCCCGAATGACTACTGAATCAAACACTGCTCAATATAGTTGGGACATTACCCAGGTCTTAAAAGATTTTGACTTACTATCTATGAAATAATGTCAGCAATAAGTGGATCTCAGATATCATGTAAAATGACAGACAAGAAAAGTAAGGCCTAACCCAAAGTAAGAAAACTAGAGCTAGAACTAAAACCTACCAAATTCCAAGCTAGTCCTCCTTCCATTACATCATGCAAAGGCCCTTTTACTCTACCTACATTGAACAATATTTTACTAGGCACATACTCTGCACCACATAGAGCCTGGGCATGCCTGTATTGAGAAGTTTAGTTTTCAAAAGTATGATTATTAgtattttccaaattaaatgcATTATAAATAAGTTTATTACATAGACTactttatggatgaaaaaaataaCCACTATGCTATgactttaattatatttaataataactagtaggaaaaaaacaaacaaaaacaatgctaCCAACCAGTTGGCCTTGTTCTGTCTGGTTCTTGTAACATAATCCAAGATCTTGGAGGTGGTTGTTCTGTTGCCACTAGTGGAATATTTAACACAAAATGAAATGACAATATTTCTATTTGTCTTCCCCAAAAAGTAATCTAAACTAATTACCACTTACTTGTTTTTCCAGTACCTGCCAAATTATCAAGCAAATAGTTCAGTAGCCTTCTTGTCCCATCCGGTTCCTGATAGAGGTTCAATATATCTTGTGTAAGTGgatttcctttaagtatttaaaaaaaaaaaaaaaaagtaaaataagaccTAATTTATGAGTATCCAATTTAGAGATATCAAAAACTCTAGATATTAATTAGACTTTGATATTTTATCAACTGACTTAGCCTAagttatttcaaatgaaattttattttaatttttaaaaattgataaacaacaaaattcaggaatcaaattcattttctttgttctctctggATTTTAATCAGATTAAGTGAAAAGATAAAAGTAATTCTTTCATGAAATGTGATTGCTTCTCAAGCTACAGTATTCTTTCAGATAGTGGGTAAAATAGTTAACAAAGATTAATGAATTTCAGcctaataaagaataaagaacctAGAACCAAATGATCTGGCTTGATGCAATGATTCTCACACTTACTTAATTGGTGATTGGCAAGTTAAAACCTTTCtgaccttattttcttcatctagagATAATACATACCTAgctgtggcaaaaaaaaatttttttttggaaaaaactaCATTATATGAAAgtgaacttttattattattaccatgaCTATCAGTGACTTCTAAGACCTAGTCACAATCTTTATTAACTTCAAAAAGGCTTAAAAGTGGAAGGTACAGTTTTTGTACTAGAACAGTATCCAAATATCTAAATCAATATCTAAAAAAGATTTTGTCAACTGGAAAGACAGGCCCCGAACAAGAAGAAATTTATGCAATTTTTACTAATTATTTATTGAAGTTAGTATATATAAAGTTGTACAGTTTTTTAAACTGTTAAGTATAGAAAGCAACATGGtaaaaaatagcatttcattCACATATCAAACAATATACCATAATAAATTCCCAATATATTAATGATCcagtttttttaaagatttaaaatatgaattatggGAAAAGAATATTCTTATTTAGTCATGaggcaaaatagatttttaataaaaattaaaattgtctgATGCCCAAAAACAatgcaaaaagaataaaaaagaaagatactagggaaagaaaacaaattttgccTTAAATAGTTCTAATGAAAATCCAAAATTAAGAGTAAGATTCATTCTTCAATAGAAAAGTGCTCAGAAgacaaattatcaaaaaaaaactgaaagattgTTTAAACATTCTAGTATTCAAAGTGTCAATGCAATTCTTTTAACTGCATATCCATTAAATTAGTAAAGGtagtttaaagaaataaaattcaaagttacAAGGATATGGTAAAACAAATACATTATTACACAACTGCCGGAGTTCTCAATTGGTACaatctttttgaaaagaaaaatggcaataagaataataatttacaATTACCCCAAACTTTTGACCTAGTGATCTCAAGACTATTTTAGGGATATTAGTAATAGGGGAAAAATACCCttctatacaaaaatatttttctagctacattattaataatagtaaaaaaagttaaaaggaaacCATGTGGTCAATAATTAGGTGATCTATTATacaaatggaatattactatctACAAAAACAGCATATCTAAAGAGTAGAAATGTAAGAAGATGTATTGCAATAGTGCAAAATAAAGAAAGCTGAATCATAACAATATACATACCCTGACTACATAAATTAACTTCTGCcatgacaaaactgaaaaatacactgaaggaaaaaataattttaaaagttggacacaaaaccaaagaaaagattcttttggatctttaaaaaacaatcatatattttttgctttcacattttatttttatttccaaatatatcatttCCCATCCCCTATTTAAGTTAatcctagtaaaaaaaaaaatgaaaaaaaaattattcaaaatcaaCACATCAACCATGCAACAGTCCGCACTCATCATCTCCATCCTTTTGTTACCcctgggaggagggaagggggtggggttgggggtaGGGGAGAGTTGaagatattttctcatcttttctttggaATCAAGTTTGGTCATTACAGCTACATTGTGTTCAGTTTggggcttttatttttcttgattgtttATCTTCCATTTACACTGCAATGTTGTAATCATAGTCACTGAGTACATTGTTCTCCCGTTTCTGCTTTCCCAAGTCTAGAATGAAACTCATATCAAATaggatcatttcattctttgtgctTATATTTCTAGGatctggcacagtgcctggcacataatacatactatttatcatttgatatttttgagGACAgtaattccattacattcttgtACCACAATTTGTATAGCTATTCaacaattgatgggcacctagtttgtttccagttctttgccaccagagAAAaagttgctgtaaatattttggcatatattggACCTTTCTAGTTCTGATCTTCATGAGATATATAGACTTGACTGTGAGATATCTGGGTCAAATTATATGGacatttttagtcatattttaaagtataattctGAAGTGAACTGGAACAATTCATAGGTGTATCATAGTAGTGTGTCTGTCTTCAGCCTTTTTACTGTTTATTACTTCCACTTTTTTACAGTCTTTGCCAAACTGCAGGTATAAACTGACACTATTCTGGTTATTATTGGTAATTTAGTTCAATCTTAAATGGTAATTAatagtttgaaattcttttttatgtcattcttttttcattttattaaattgttcAATTAATTCATATTTAAAGTTATGATTTAGATTtatgtttacttttctttctctagattgTCCTTAACATTTGTATTTGCATTtccaatctatttttctctctcttatttttttggaTTTACTTGCCATTGCAACTTCCAGTTTTTCTATTCTGCCCATCATTTTGAAGTAAagaccttttcatttttctttttttttcctcacaagtattttatttttccagatacataaagataattttcaacattcactttttataatagcgtttcattttttcaaatacatgcaaagataattttcaccattcacctttgcaaaaccttgtgctctaaatttttctccctttcttttcccttcccctagacaacaagcaatccaatacatgttaaacatgttcaattcttctaaaatgTTGCCATATTCGTAATGgtatcaaagaaaaatcaaatcaaagggggaaatatgagaaaagagaaaaagatacaagcaaacaaacaataacataaGGTAATAACataatgctttgatccacattcgatcttcatagttttctctttggatgtagatggcacttccatcaaaagtctattggaattgccttgaatcacctcattgttgaaaagagtcaagcccatcacagttgatcattataataGTCttgtttcaacattcatttttgtaagaatgtGTGGCAAATTGTTCTTTCTCCCCAATAATCTGGTATAAGtgaaaaatgtgcaattcttctaaatatatttctatatttgtcatgttgtgcaagaaaaattagatcaaaagggaaaaaaaacaagacaaaatatagTTTGCAATCCTTTTGAGaactttttgttctcatttttgacctcttaattattttttgttaattgccTACATATTTTGGATAACAGATCCTTACTCAGATATGTATAATgaaaatatcacacacacatcCCCCACATTGCCTTGTTATTTTACCGACCCTGATTTTGTTTGTGTGCAGAAGTACAATGAAAATTATTCTATTATCTTCTGAAACAGGATACTTTAAGTTACTATCttgttaaaattattatatacacTGAAAAAAACTCTACTGGTATAAAAAACTTGGAGGGAGGAAACTCTTGATACCAATATAGAATGCCATTTTCTCTGCACCTTGTGTTGCCTAAAGCACTAAGAAGTcatgtgatttgtccaggttcacagacccaatatgtgtcagaggcagaagaTAATCTCAGGTTTCATAGCTCCAAATCTGGTTTTCTATCTACTAAACTATGTttggatagatagagagataatatgaaaaagatctAGAAATTTTATTATAACCTTAAAGTTAATCAACAATGTAACCagactgccaaaaaaaatttatggcaACCTTTGGCAACATTAAAAGAAGTACAGTATTTAGTAGTCAGAACAAATAAGGGAGAAAACATAGTCATGTAGTTATAGTGCTAAGAaacatttggaatattttttcaaatctgAGTAATAAATTTTAAAGGAGTCACTAACAAAGTTAAAAGTCTTTCCAGAGAAAGGCAACTAGGTCTGGAAATCACCTAAAATAGGAAATGTTAATGTTCCATAAAAAGGAACTGGACGTAGCCTGGATAAGAGAAGATTCATGAAGGATGTGAGAGTTGTCTTTAAATATCTAAAGGGCAGctgtggaagaagaaagaattattcTACATAGttaccagaaggaaaaaaaaattgtactgatGAGTGAACATTACATGAAAGAATATTTGGGTTCAATGTGAAgatcttttttcataattaagatctgttaaaagaaaaaaaagtattgcttTATTAGATAATTTACTTCTTGTCACATTATAAGTACTCAAAGAAAAGCTGGATCTTTTTCAGGGATTTTGTATGTGGTATGAAGTTCTAAGTAACATCTCATGTTATTTCAACTGTTAAGATTATATTAGCCATTCTTAATTTTTGAAGGCTTTTCATGGTATGAGAAAAAGTAGCTACAATCCATGTGACAAAATGATAaagtttgaaataaaaaattgtaagaaagttttacaagaaaaaaaaaaacattgaaggAGAAAGATGGGAGGTAGACTGGATCAAGAATTAAGGtaagtaaaaaaggaaattagaacaatgatgatcaaaaagaaaaagatatcaaataGAACCGATCAATTCAAAACTTTGCAGAGTCAAATGGAATTGAGATAGGAATATTCAACAAGGACTAATAGTGCCCTTCAAGTAAAAAAATTTTGGCTTTTTTTAGGTGATGAAAAAcctgaacatttttttccttttccttaaatgaattttttcaaatttttttaaacatgctatttaattttaaaatgtcaattatttctcaatttttacCCACTGAGACAActgaacaaattgaaaaaaaaaattaaattaaaaaaaaagcatacctTTTAGACCTAAAGTCTGCAACTGAAACAGTTTTCCCAGCTCAAAAGGTAGAACTCGTAACAGGTTGTTATTTAAATGGAGTTCcctgttgaaaaaataaaagttttaggcAGAAGTCAACACTAGGCTTTACtaaaggtttttaatttattcctcgAGAAATAAACTGGgcaaataacttattttaaaaaatacattctaaTCTGAATTTAGTCTAGCACACAGGGTACAAAATAGATTAAGTAATGATGATACAGCTAagcatttataattaaaaaatgtagAGTCTAAAAAAGGTTTATATGATCTTGCAGTAACATTTAAAAGGAATGTTTAGATTACCAATCTGtggtaaattattctttgaatttactttatattcatttttgcacAGACTGTTTTACAGTGTTAAAAACATTCATAATTGAATGTTGAATAGACCAAATATAATTGTAGGAATATCAGTGCTGCAGCACAGCACTATTCTTGGCAGGTATTCATAAAGATTATTCCTATAATCCTTGgtactttcatttatatttaaaattatctatttgctACCAAGTAAAACTAAAGGATTCTACTAAAAAGAGGTCAGGAGAAACAGGATTTTGAATAatgtcaataagtatttattatctcTTGGGCCATAAACATATTTGATTCAACTCCCTTTCCCGGCCAAAAACTAAAACTATGATAAcacagaactcttttttttttttttttttaaatcaagacaattggggttaaatgacatgttcagggtcacacagttaaaaagtgttaagtgtctgagattggatttgaattcaggtcctcctaacttcaaagCCAGTACTCTAATCATTGTGCCCTCTAGCTGCTCTCAACACagataagaattttaattttccatttggGTATTTTTCTTGGAACTTGTTTTCTATTACACAAAGGTTGAGCCTAATCCATTAGAGCTAGAGTAGAGCCAATCaagctttctcctttcctttaaatgGACCAAGATaggaaacaaataaaat
Proteins encoded:
- the CNOT6 gene encoding CCR4-NOT transcription complex subunit 6 isoform X1: MPKEKYDPPDPRRMYTIMSSEEAANGKKSHWAELEISGKVRSLSSSLWSLTHLTALHLSDNSLSRIPSDIAKLQNLVYLDMSSNKIRSLPAELGNMVSLRELHLNNNLLRVLPFELGKLFQLQTLGLKGNPLTQDILNLYQEPDGTRRLLNYLLDNLAGTGKTMATEQPPPRSWIMLQEPDRTRPTALFSVMCYNVLCDKYATRQLYGYCPSWALTWEYRKKAIMQEILSCNADIISLQEVETEQYYSFFLVELKERGYNGFFSPKSRARTMSEQERKHVDGCAIFFKTEKFTLVQKHTVEFNQLAMANSEGSEAMLNRVMTKDNIGVAVLLELRKELIEMSSGKPHLGTEKQLILVANAHMHWDPEYSDVKLVQTMMFLSEVKNIIDKASRSLKSNVLGELGTIPLVLCADLNSLPDSGVVEYLSTGGVETNHKDFKELRYNESLTNFSCNGKNGTTNGRITHGFKLKSAYENGLMPYTNYTFDFKGIIDYIFYSKPQLNILGILGPLDHHWLIENNISGCPHPLIPSDHFSLFAQLELLLPFLPPVNGIHLPGRR
- the CNOT6 gene encoding CCR4-NOT transcription complex subunit 6 isoform X2, with translation MPKEKYDPPDPRRMYTIMSSEEAANGKKSHWAELEISGKVRSLSSSLWSLTHLTALHLSDNSLSRIPSDIAKLQNLVYLDMSSNKIRSLPAELGNMVSLRELHLNNNLLRVLPFELGKLFQLQTLGLKGNPLTQDILNLYQEPDGTRRLLNYLLDNLAVATEQPPPRSWIMLQEPDRTRPTALFSVMCYNVLCDKYATRQLYGYCPSWALTWEYRKKAIMQEILSCNADIISLQEVETEQYYSFFLVELKERGYNGFFSPKSRARTMSEQERKHVDGCAIFFKTEKFTLVQKHTVEFNQLAMANSEGSEAMLNRVMTKDNIGVAVLLELRKELIEMSSGKPHLGTEKQLILVANAHMHWDPEYSDVKLVQTMMFLSEVKNIIDKASRSLKSNVLGELGTIPLVLCADLNSLPDSGVVEYLSTGGVETNHKDFKELRYNESLTNFSCNGKNGTTNGRITHGFKLKSAYENGLMPYTNYTFDFKGIIDYIFYSKPQLNILGILGPLDHHWLIENNISGCPHPLIPSDHFSLFAQLELLLPFLPPVNGIHLPGRR